The genomic stretch AACCCTGGATACAGCGTCATTCCGCCATCGACGAACAAGGTGGTGCCAACCACGTAGTCGGAGTCGTCGGAAGCGAGCCATACAGCAGCCCTGGCGATATCTTCTGGTTCACCGATCCGACCATAGGGGACCAGTGTAAGCAGCGATTTCATGGCTTCGGGTGTGCTCCAGGCCAATGTGTTGATCGGCGTGCGAATTGCGCCTGGCGCGATAGCATTGACGCGGATACCCTTGGGCGCGAGTTCCTGCGCCATACTTTCCATCAACAGCTTGATACCGCCTTTGGACGTGGCGTAGTTGGCATGACCGGCCCAAGGAATGACCTGATGCACCGAGCTCATGCAGACAATCTTGCCTGCGGCTCGCGACACGGAAGGTACTACGCCACGGCGAAGAAATTCCCGTGTCGCAGCCTGCGCGCACAGGAACTGGCCGGTCAGATTGACATCGAGAACCTTGTTCCACTTTTCCAAAGTCATCTCGGTAAAGGGGGCGTCTTGTTGCAGGCCGGCATTCGCGACCAGGATGTCGAGTGTGCCGAACTCTTCGATCGCTCTGGCAAACATCGCTTCGACTTCATTTTGGCTGGAAACGTCGGCTTGCAACGCCAGCGCGTTCGCCCCTCCAGCGCGGATCCTATCGACAACCTTCGTTGCCGCGTCCTCGTTTGTTACATAGTTGACAACCACATCGGCTCCTGCCGCACCGAGCGCGATTGCGACACCCTCCCCAATCCCGGAATTTGCGCCAGTCACGAGTGCCTTTTGACCCGTTAAAGGTTTTAAGAAAGACATTTTGAATTGTTTCTCACATCGGGTGGGAAGCACGATGCCAAATCAACGTGCTGGTGCCATTTTTGTCAGACGTAAGTGTGCCCTGCGGCAATTGGACATGACAACCTAATGCTTGGCCAGTTCTTTTGGTTTCGACACGATTGTTTGAACACGGAGAAATATCCATGAGTGCCGACCCATCGCATATGCCGACTGTCCCTTATTGGCATCTCTGGACCGACAGGGAGGGCTTAAGCCGGCTTACCCGATGCCTTATGGAAAGTTTCCAGTTGCGGTCGATGCAACCGCCGGCCGATCCGCAATGGCAAGGCGACAAGACAAGCGGCAGAATGACAACAATGGTGACGGTTCAGCCTGTAGGCTGGGTCGGCGTCTGGCATGAGAACCCGAAGCCGCAATGGATCATCCCACTTTCGGGCCGCTGGTTCGTGGAGGCCATGGACGGCACACGCGTCGAGATGGGACCGGGAGAGTTTTCCTTCGGAGGCGACCAGGGATGCCGAGAGCGGAACGGCAGGAAAGGGCATCTGTTCAGGCACTGTCGGTTCATCACCTGCCACGTTGATGGTTGTGCAATTGGAGGATAGGGATGCGCCAGCAGCGCCTTGCGCATTCCGCTGACCTTGAGACCACAACTATCGGAAATCAAGGCGATGACCGTCTGGGTCGAATATGATGCCTTCGAAACCAGGATGCCCCTCGATCACCACATGCGTCGCTGCGGCGCTTTCATCTGAAACGGGCTTTTCGGCGCGCATTTCTGGGTCGCGGTAAGCAAGGAGCTCCAGATGCGGGCCGGAGCTGCCGTTCAAATTCGAGGCCGATTACCTCGACTTGTGTTGCCGTGCCGGCTGCCATGTTGTCAAGCCGACCCTGCTCGGCGCCACGATTGACTTGCCGTGATCCGATACGCAAACCGATGCTCTCGTAGAAGTGAAGGCTGCGCTCAGTATCCGCCACCGCCATGGCGCTGTGGTCGATGCCTAGAAATATGC from Mesorhizobium sp. INR15 encodes the following:
- a CDS encoding SDR family oxidoreductase, with translation MSFLKPLTGQKALVTGANSGIGEGVAIALGAAGADVVVNYVTNEDAATKVVDRIRAGGANALALQADVSSQNEVEAMFARAIEEFGTLDILVANAGLQQDAPFTEMTLEKWNKVLDVNLTGQFLCAQAATREFLRRGVVPSVSRAAGKIVCMSSVHQVIPWAGHANYATSKGGIKLLMESMAQELAPKGIRVNAIAPGAIRTPINTLAWSTPEAMKSLLTLVPYGRIGEPEDIARAAVWLASDDSDYVVGTTLFVDGGMTLYPGFATGG